Part of the Maridesulfovibrio sp. genome, GGCCTGCCAGAGTGTAGTCATTTTTATTCCGATTTATTGAGTCTGAGGCATTTCTTCAAAAATTCATACACCTGTCCGGAAGGTACTCCACATCCTTTGGATTTTTTAATCGCAGCCGGAGAAAATAACTCAGGAGCCATCTTCCTACGGATGCTTTTCCACTGGATATTAAAATCAAGGACATCTTCGCCCATTCTCAACTTTCCGGTATGGGGCAGCATAAAACCGGCAAACTTGGAATAAGTGCCGAAAATGATTTCCTGCTGCGGACCGAGAACTATCTTAAGCGGTGCAAAATTTTCATTATCAAACCAAATCTGGGGAGAACTGTCATCGCCCTGCTCCGCACCGAAAACAAAGGCCGGAGTATCATCATGGAAACCATAACTTTTCGTGGCATTGTTCACGCCGATGGACATCCAGTCGGAAACAGGATCATCAGGGGCCCATAACTGAAGCATGGAAACAGGTATTTCGGCAGCGGCAGGACATTGGGCAATGGTTTTGAAATACTGCCCGACAGATTTTGCCCCTGCGGTAGCATTGCTCCCAGCCTCGGAAAAAGTCTGCTGCCAATGATCATGACCGCGCTTAATAACGAGGGTTGTCCCCGGCTCTGCAGGGAAAGTCACTTCCGCTTCAAATGAACTCAATGCACCGTATTGCTGGTACATTGTATCATTTATGTCCTCATCAGACGGAAAAAAAGCCCTTGCCGGGCTGCTAATAAACAGACACACGGCAAGGACTGTAAGTATCACATAAGTATTTAAATTCTTTACGAACAAGACAAAAGCTCCCGCAATCTGGCTACAACGTCATCACGCAGCCCCTCGTCCTGAAGGGCGAAGTATATATTTGCGGTAAGATAATCCACCCAGTCCCCGGCGTCAAACCTTTGTCCGCGAAGTTTCACGGCCAGCAGTTTATTATCCTGAGCAAGACCCTGCAAGGCATCAGTGAGCTGGATTTCTCCACCTACACCGGGCTCAAGGCTTTCCAGATGATCAAAGATCTCAGGCAGCAGGACATAACGCCCGACGATTGCCAGCCTTGAAGGAGCCTGACCGATTGCCGGTTTTTCAACCAGAGAGCGGACCCGATACATTCCCGGAGCGAACTCTTCACCCTGAATAATGCCATAACGGTTAACCTTGCTCTCAGGAACTTCAATAACACCGACAACAGCCATATTTTCAGTACGGGCAGCATCGATGAGCTGCTTGATACCCGGCTCCATACCGAACATGAGGTCATCACCGACCATTACGGCAAAAGGATCGTTCTTGCAGACTTCCTTGGCGCAAAGAACTGCATGGCCGAGTCCAAGCTGTTTTTTCTGGCGCACGGAAATAATGTTAACCATCTCCGCAACCTTCCTCACTTCCGCAAGGGCTTCGGTCTTGCCGCCACGCTTAAGCACATCTTCGAGGGAGAGGTTATAGTCAAAGTGGTCTTCAATGATCTTCTTGTTCTGGTTATTTATAAAAATAACATCGGTCAGTCCGCTGGACATGGCCTCTTCCACCACATGCTGCACAACAGGCTTTTTGAAAATAGGCAGCATTTCCTTGGGAATGTTCTTGGTGGCAGGCAATGATCTTGTACCCCATCCAGCAACCGGAACAATAACTTTCTTGATGACCATTGATTACAATCTCCTTATGATATTCAGCGCTTAAACAGCAACTGAACTAATTATCAACGTAAATGCTCTTCCAATACTCCTGCAAGCTCGGAAGTATAAAGTTCAACTTTGGAACTGTCTTCCGCTTCAACCATAACTCTGGCTACGGATTCAGTCCCGGAATAACGAAGCAGAACACGTCCCTTTCCGGCCAGTTCCTGTTCAACCTGTTTGAGCGCTTCCTGCACGGCAGGAACTTCTTCAAAAGGCCTTTTCCGCTTCACGTGAACATTCTGTAATTTTTGCGGATAAAGTTCAAGTAGTCCGGAAAGTTCGGAAAGCGGCCTGTTCTTCACACACAGTATACGCAATAACTGTAAGGCTGCAAGCAGGCCATCGCCTGTGGTGCTGAATTCTTTGAAAATAAGATGACCGGACTGCTCTCCGCCGAGAATTGCTCCCTCGCGACGCATGGCCTCTACAACATAACGGTCACCGACCGGGGTACGCAGCAGGGTTCCGCCTCTTTCTTTCATGAAATTTTCCAGTGCCATGTTACTCATGACAGTAGCTACCAGCATATTATGATTAAGCTTACCGCGCTCCATCAGATCTGCAGCGCACATAGCCATAATCACGTCCCCATCAAGGACCTGACCTTTTTCATCAACGACAATCAGACGGTCAGCATCACCATCAAGCGCCAATCCGAGGTCAGCATGCTCCTCAACTACTCTCTGACCGAGAATGTCTGGGTAAAGTGAACCGCACTTATCATTGATGTTAAGACCGTTGGGCTTATCGCCTATACGCACAACTTCAGCCCCCAGCTCTTCAAACATATGCGCAAGGCTGTAGGCTGCACCATTAGCGCAATCCAAAACAAGCTTAACTCCATTCAGAGTCATATCCTGCGGGAAGCTGTACTTGAGATAGACAATGTAACGTCCACGGGCGTCTTCGATTTTGTATGCACGACCAACTTTCTCAGCCTGAGGATAATCCCACTGGGTATCCTTGGAAAGAACCATATCGGCAATCTCATCTTCAACCGCGTCTGGAAGTTTGTAGCCACAGGAGTCGAAAAATTTAATACCGTTATCCATAAACGGATTGTGAGAAGCTGAAATTACAATACCGATATCAGCGCGCATATTACGGGTCAAAAAAGAAACAGCCGGAGTCGGCATGGGACCGACCTGAAAGACATCCATTCCCATAGCGCAAAGACCGGAAGTCAAAGCAGATTCAAACACATAGCCCGAAAGGCGGGTATCTTTACCGATAATAACTTTGTGGCGCTGTTTTCCGTTCCTGAAATAAGAACCGGCCGCAAGGCCCATACGCAGGGCGACTTCAGCAGTCATAGGGAAAATATTAACCTGACCGCGCAGACCGTCAGTGCCAAACAAACGTTTACTCATCCATCTCTCCAAAAAAATGCAGGCCGTTCAGATTAACTACGGCTCCTGCCTCGCTATGGTTACAGTTATTGCTTCAGGTTTTCTCTTTGTTACTGAACAGCCTTTAGGCAAAGTAACTTCGTAAGGTACAACGTTATCTCCAACTGGAATAGTTGCATTCAAATCAATTGAAGCAGTAATCTCGTCTCTGAATCCTTTCTTCCTGAAAAAGGGCTTCGGCCCTTCCACAAGCAGCCTGACGTAATTCTGGCTGGCAGCAAAGTCAACATCATCAGGCCCTAAAATATATAGTGGCACCTTGACCCACATCTTTCCTGAACGGACCGCAAAATCAAGGCCCACGTTGACTAACCCCGGATTGGATTCCACAGTCTCCGGTAATTGCAGGGGAACTTCGCCGCGCCAGTTGCCCGGAGAATCCGTATCAAGCATGATACGCTGAGTTCTGACCTGATCAATTTTTTTCAATACAGAAGCAGGACCGCGCAGAGTTACTTCATCCGGTTCGGAATATTTCTTCTTCAATGTATAATCGCGGTGCAGTTCACCCTCCCATGTAGGAATAACCCCGACCCGCTTCTTCACAAACATATCCATGACCAGATTGATATGCGAGGGGCTGATCTCCACAACTTCAAGTGCACTACCCAGCCCCAGATTTTCCGGCACAATGTTTACCGGATTATTACCCACAACCAGATGTCCGGTATCAAGGGAATAGGCTACTTTCTTGGTATCAAGATTACGGATCAAACCTTTAGGACCGCGCAAACGCACCGCAACCTTACTAATCATACCTTCACGGATAATCATTCCCTGCGGAGGATTGATAATCTCCAACGGAAATTCCACCCATGTCTCAACAAGATCACGCCCGGTAACCAGATACCAGGTTAATAGGGCCATCATAACGGCCAATGCGGCTATTTTCCAGTGCTGTACTTTCATACCATCAAGTCAAAACGTTTTTCAAAACCCTTTTAAGGCGGACGATGTCAAGGCTGGTAGTCAACTTGCCACCAATAGCCACAGACATGGTTCCACGTTCCTCGGAAACAACAAGAGCAATGGCATCAGTTTCCTCACTGATACCTAAAGCCGCCCTGTGGCGGGTACCTATAGCACTCTGACGAGTCGAAACATGCGCCAGAGGCAGGATACAGGAAGCAGCAACGATCTTATTTGATTTTATGACCACAGCCCCGTCATGCAACGGAGTATCGGGCCAGAAAATATTTATAAGCAACTGTTTGCTGACCCGCCCATTAACCTCAACCCCCTTCTCGAGGATATCACCCAAGGGGACGTTTTTCTGGATAACCAGCAATGCTCCAATCTTCTGACGGGCCATGGAATCCATGGCTGTACAGATTTCATCGATAACCGCAATCTCAAAATCCTGCTTACGCCAAAAACGGCCTGCACCCATCTGGGCCAGACCTTTACGGATATCCCTCTGAAAAAGGATAATAATTACAAGAAAAATGGAACTCAGAAAATTGGTCAGCAGCCAGTTGAGGGTATAGAGACCGAAGACATCGGACAGGTAATATACAAGAAGAACAAGTAACAATCCCCAGATAACCGCGGCCGCACGAGTTCCGCGCACCAGCAGGATGATGTAGAAATAGACAATCGCCACCAGACCGATATCCAGCAGTTCTTTCCAGGAAATTTGAAAGCCTAGAAATTCAAACATCAATTATCTCCGCCGATCTCCTTCACTATCCTCAAAGTCTGGCTGGTCAGGCCGACTTCATGCACCCGGTGGATAGGTACTCCCCGGGCTGCAAGGACAGCTGTGGCAGCCTGAGTGGCATTCTGCCGCTCATCAGCCTCCAGTCCCAACAACTTGCCCCACAAAGACTTATTTGAAAGACCCATATAAATAGGAAATCCCAAATCCATAAATCGGTCAATCCTGCGTAAAATCTCAAGATTATGCTCTAGGGTCTTTCCAAATCCAATGCCGGGATCAAGCACTATACGATTTTCCGGTAAGCCTGATTTTATAAGTTTTTCAAGACTTTTTTCAAAAAAACTCAAAATATCTTCTATTACATTACCATAACTCGGCGACAATTGCATCTCTTCCGGGGTTCCCTGACTATGCATAAGGACGTATCCGGGCTTGAGGTCAGCAACAACATCAAGCAGGGCCGGGTCCTGGGCAAAGGCGGAAACATCATTCACTATTGCCGCCCCGGCTTCAACAGCCTGTCTGGCAACCTCGCTCTTCACGGTATCAACAGAGACGACATAATCGCGGCTTAGTTCACTGATAACAGGAATTACGCGCGACAGTTCATCCTCAAGAGAAACCGGATCTGCAAAAGGCCTTGTGCTTTCGCCGCCTACATCAAGAATATCCGCGCCCTGCTTTGCAAGCAGACGACCATGTTCAATGGCCTGCTGAAGATCATAGTTTTTTCCCCCGTCATAAAATGAATCAGGGGTAACATTAACAATACCGGCAATAAAAAAAGGGGCAGGGCCTAACACCCTGCCCCCCTTAACGGTCCATGAATAATTACGGGACATAAATCCTGATTCCTTATTCGGAACTCTTTTTATCTTCAGAAACCTTGGTCTCTTCAGCCTTAGCTTCTTCGACTTTATCTTCTTTCACTTCAGGCTCTTCAGATTCTTCTGAAAGCTTGAATTCATCTTTTTCTTCCAGCTGTTCATCAAAGGAGAAATCTCCATTATCCGCTTCCTCTTCTTTTCCAGGCTCGGAAACAGGAGTGTACCCGGATTTACCGGTAGAGCCGTAAGCACGTGCCGGAGAAGAAGGTTTAACCGGAGAGACTGCTTCAACAGGAGCAAGCTCGCCACCTTCCATGAGGGTGTCAATGTCATCACCGCTGATGGTCTCACGATCCAGAAGGGCATCGGAAACCTTGTGCAGCATATCCTCATTTTCACTGAGCAGTTTATTAGCTGTTTCATAAGCAGTGTCAATGATTCTTCTAACCTCGGAATCGATGAGGCGGGAAGTATCTTCACTGAAATCCTTATGCTGAACCAATTCCTTGCCGAGGAAGACCTGATCCTGACTTTCACCGAAGGTCATAGGACCGAGCTTCTCACTCATACCCCACTGGCAAACCATGGAACGGGCCATCTTGGTAGCACGTTCAATGTCATTGCTGGCACCGGTGGTAACCTGATCAAGAATCAGTTCTTCAGCTACACGTCCGCCGAGCAGCATTACCAGAGTGTCTTCGAGGTAAGCTTTATTGTAGTTATGGCGGTCATCCACAGGCAGCTGCTGGGTTACACCCAGAGCACGGCCACGTGGGATGATGGTAACCTTGTGTACTGGGTCGCAATTATCAAGCAGCTTGGCGATGAGAGCATGACCTGCTTCATGATAAGCAGTCGTTCTTTTATCTTCATCAGTAAGAATCAGGCTGCGGCGTTCACGACCCATGAGGACTTTGTCTTTGGCTTCTTCAAAATCAACCATCTTGACGTAGTCCTGATTGTTCTTTGCAGCATACAGTGCTGCTTCGTTAACAAGGTTTTCCAGATCAGCACCGGAAAAACCGGGGGTTCCGCGGGCAATAACATCAAGGTCAATTTCACCGGCAAGAGGAGTCTTACGGGTATGAACCTTGAGGATATGTGCACGGCCCTGAACATCAGGGGTAGGAACAACAACCTGACGGTCAAAACGACCGGGACGCAGCAGCGCTGGGTCGAGAACATCAGGTCTGTTTGTTGCAGCGATAAGGATAACACCTTCGTTGGACTCAAAACCGTCCATTTCAACCAGTAACTGGTTCAAAGTCTGTTCACGCTCATCATGTCCGCCGCCGAGGCCTGCGCCACGCTGACGACCAACTGCATCAATTTCATCAATAAAAATCAGGCAAGGTGCATTTTTCTTACCCTGTGCGAAAAGGTCACGCACACGGGAAGCACCAACACCGACAAACATTTCAACAAAGTCGGAACCGGAAATGGAGAAGAAAGGAACACCGGCTTCCCCGGCTACAGCGCGGGCAAGCAGAGTTTTACCGGTACCGGGGGGGCCCACCAGCAGAACACCCTTGGGAATACGTCCGCCGAGGCGGGTAAACTTCTTGGGTTCGCTGAGGAACTGAACAACCTCGGAAAGCTCTTCCTTGGCTTCATCAACACCGGCAACGTCTTCAAATGTGACTCTGGCGGTCTCTTCATTAATCATCCGCGCACGGGAACGCCCGAAAGACATGGCTCCGCCACGTCCTCCACCGCCCCCTTGCATTTGACGCATGAAGAAAATCCAAACCCCGACCAGAAGCAGCATTGGGAACCAGGATATGAACAAAGTCATATACCATGGAGCCTCTTCTTCCGGCTCTGCCACTACTTCAATTTTGTTTTTCAGCAGATGCTGAACAAGGGCCGGATCATCAGGGTTAAACGTGACAAAACGCTTGTCACCAACCATAACCCCGCTGATTTTCTGCCCCTGAATCTTAACTTGAAGGACTTCACCTTCATCGACCCTGCTCAAAAAGTCGGTGTAGGAAAGTTTGAGCTGGGAAGTCTGTGGCTGGTTAAACAGATTGAACAAAACAATCATCACCAGCATGATGGTTACCCAGACCAAGAGATTCTTGGCAAAACTATTCAAAGTCAATCTCCTTGGATATGCGCCCGGCCTGCCTAAACCTAATTAATATGAGGCAAGCATCGGACTGTATTTACATTTTTTCTTCAGTTTCAATCAGCTATTAATAAGGCTAATTTTGCAAAAGGCAAGTCATATTCAAAAATATTATTGTACTTGCGCTTTGCTATCAAAATTGTTAGCAAACTCTTCTTCGACGCGGAAGTGTATCGTAACCGGTGTTGCGCCTGGACTTCAAATCCAGTGGACGGGTTAACCCTCGTCGGTAGGTTCGACTCCTATACACTTCCGCCATTTCTTTTCGAAAAACAACTCTACCTCACAGCAATCTCACCGAGTTTTAAGCTCTACATTAAAATACTGCTCAGTATACTTTGCGACTATTGATTTCAGTACATCTGTTCGTTCAAGACCGTCAATGTCGACAAACCGGATTACAACTTCCATAAACCGATCAAGCAATTCTGGGTCGAAATGCGAACCGCGACCGTTCTCCATTATTTCCATACACTTAGAAAATGGAAACGGTTCTTTATAGGGACGTTTCGAGTGCAATGCGTCAAAAACATCCGCCAATGCAAAAATTCTGGCTCCCACAGGAATATCACTTCCCGATAGCCCTTGCGGATAGCCAGAGCCATCAAACTTTTCATGATGCCCAAATACAACGGGTTCCGCCTGAGCAAGCCAAACATGTTCCCTGACCACCTCCACACCATGGGCAACATGGGTCTTCATTACTTTCCACTCTTCATCATTTAATTTCCCAGGCTTAAGGAGAATGGAATCCGGGATTGCGATCTTTCCAACATCATGCAGAAAAGAACCAACAATGAGCGTACGAATCTCTGCCGCAGGCAAACTTATATGCTCTGCCATCATTATAGCCATGATGGTTACCCTGTAGTTATGGGCATCAGTATCACAATCCCTTTTAGCAATGGCAGCCCCCATAGAGACAAGCATACCGACATTAGCTTCGGTAAGGTGTGCGGAGAAGTTCAAAACCTTGCTCATCAATCTTAAAATGATCGGATAAAGAATCAGCGCCGTACCGAACACAGCAAAGACAATAACCCCTACAGAATAATACACCCTACTGAACATCTGGTTCTTTTTGGAATCTGGAAGCTGATACAGCCCCTCTAAAAAACCTACATCTCCATATTCCGGAGCATTGAGCAAACTAAAAACCTGAATATAAATTTTTTCATTCAATTCAAAATTACGACAAATAATTTCATCTTTTCTAAAAACATTCTTGGTATGAGTAGCAGCTCGCCGGTCAATTGCATCAATACCGGGTATGTAGGCCTCAGCAAGCTCTTCTTTTTCAGAAGTATACACTTCAATCAAAACAAAATCACTTACCTGTAAATCCTCTTTAAGATTAGCTTCGAGCTGCTTAATATTTTCTTTGGTAGGATTTTGAATCAGAGGCTGACTTTTCCTAATTGTCGACTTTACCTGTTCCAAAGCCAGTAACTCGACATCATGTATGACTGAACGCATTTCAAGCAGATAAGCGAGGGAACCGACAGCAACAGCCAGCAAAAGACTTACCCCCGCTAATCTATAAAGTATCTGTTTCTGAACCTGTTTGCTGCTTACAAACAGATCCTTATCGTTACCTTGAAATATTTGTGCAATACTTTTAATCAAGACAGCCTCCGCATTACGGTATTTTTCACCTATATTATTACATGGACAGTGATTTTTTTACCAATCATGATTACGTTTAATTACATCATAGCGAACACCAAGGTCCTTACAAAGATTTTCAATACCCAGAAGAATTAAGTTTTCTGACTCAGACCGACTCCGGACATCATCTGTCCCTTGCGCAATAATTCGGCTCTCATTTGAATTGATAGAGACAAGACTCCAAAACAGACTTATGATATTAAAGTAATCGTATACCCTTAATGCAAACAAACACTCTTAGTTAAAAAGAAGACATACCATGAATAGCGAGACAGCAGCCGGACACCCTCTCCATACTGGCATCGGAGTTATCGACAGTCAGCATCAAACCTTTTTCACTATTCTCGAAAGGATAAGAAAAAAACCTCTTGAAGATAACTCTTCCCATCTTTCAAGCTTATTAGAGAAAATACACCTTTACACACTCTATCATTTTGAATCTGAAGAGCGAATAATGGAAGAAGCAGGTGTTCCTAATCTGGATGAACACAAGAAAAATCATCAGGATTTTGGTGAGAAATTGGAAGAATTCAAATTGAAATGCATTGCAGAAGATGAAGACTTAGCGCAGGAAATGACAGATGCTTTAGAAAATTGGCTTGTTAACCACATTCAGAATACTGATAAACGTGACCTTGAATACGTAAAAAACAATTCTTAGCTTTTTTACTCTCCAGAATCAAAAAGGCCGGAAGACTTGTAGAATTCAACTACAAATCTTCCGGCTTTTAATATTACTACATAAAATACAGCTTATTTCTTAAGCCAAGCCTTAAGCTCAGTAATCTGAGCCTCTACGGATTCCGGTCCGGTACTACCGGGTGATACCCTGCGTCTGACAGCTGCTTCGTAAGAGAGAACTTCAAAAACATCTTCTTCGATTTTATCAGAGAAGGTCTTCAATTCTTCAAGGCTCATATCCTCAAGCCCCCTGCTTTCCGCTTCCGCTTTTGCAACAGCTGAACCGGTAATGTGGTGAGCTTCACGGAAAGGAATGCCCTTACCCACGAGATAATCAGCCAGCTCAGTAGCATTCAGGAAACCTTTTTTGAGGGCTGATTCCATATTTGCGGAGTTAAAGCCCATGGCATCCATCATATCAGCCATGATAACCACGGAAGCATGCACTGTTTTATCACAATCAAAGAAAGGCTCTTTGTCTTCCTGCATGTCGCGGTTATAAGCCAGCGGCAATCCCTTACAGGTGGTCATCAACGAGAAAAGATCGCCATAAACACGTCCGGTTTTGCCGCGCATGAGTTCACATACGTCAGGGTTTTTCTTCTGGGGCATGATGGATGATCCGGTGGAAAATTCATCAGGCAGCTTGATAAAACCGAAACAGGGGTTGGCCCAAATGATAAGTTCTTCACAGATACGGCTCAAGTGGGTCATGATCAGGCTTCCGGTAAACATGGCTTCCATTACGAAGTCACGGTCGGAAACAGCATCGAGGCTGTTGCGGAAGGTATCTTCCATGCCGAGATACTTTGCAGAAGTCGCAGGCTTGAGCGGATAAGTGGTGCCTGCAAGAGCGGCAGCACCCAGCGGGCATACATTTGCTCTGTTGATGCAATCAACCACCCTGCTGTGGTCGCGCTTAAACATCCATGCATAGGCCAGCATGTGGTGTGCGAGACTTACAGGCTGTGCGGGCTGAAGGTGTGTGTAACCGGGAAGCAGAACTTCCCTATTTGCATCAGCCTTGGCAGTGAAAGATGCGATCAATTTTTCGAGAGCGGTTTTCCATGCTTCCAAAGAACGGAGCACGTGCAGACGGAAATCAGTGGCAACCTGATCGTTACGGCTGCGGCCTGTGTGCAGTTTGCCGCCCACAGGTCCGACAATGTCAGTCAGCCTGCTTTCGATATTCATATGGAGATCTTCCATCTCCTTTTTCCATTCAAATTTGCCGGATTCAATTTCTTCCAGCACCTGATCAAGTCCTTTGACCAGAGTTTCGGCTTCTTCAGCGGTCAACACGCCCTGCTCTGCGAGCATCTTGGCGTGGGCCTGAGAGCCGGAAATATCTTCGCGGTACAAATTCTGGTCGTAGCTTACGGATTCAGTGTAATCTTCAACAGACTGCGCGGTCTTGGCAGCAAATCTGCCGCCCCATAATTTATTATCTGCCATGGTAAAATAGATGCGCTACGCGCTTTTGATCTGGGATTTAGAAAAAATCCCGGACGAACTCGCGTCCGTCCGGGCAATTAGAGACATTACTAATCTACGTCAGCGACGTCAGATTCTTTGATCCACTCGGAGCCGGAAGAAGTTTTGCCTTTGAGACGCAGACCTACCAGCTTGATAAAGCCTTCAGCGTCTTTCTGGTTGTATACTTCGTCTTCTTCGAAGGTAGCGAGATCTTCACGGTACAAAGAGTAAGGAGACTTACGGCCTTCGGGAATTGCATTACCCTTGTAGAGCTTCAGTCTTACAGTACCGGTTACGGTCTTCTGGGTTTCATCAATCATGGCCTGCAACGCGATACGCTCAGGAGCAAACCAGAAACCGTTGTAGATCATCTCAGCATATTTGGGGATCAAGCTGTCACGCAGGTGCATGACTTCGCGGTCCATGCAAAGACCTTCAAGGTCGCGGTGCGCGATATGCATGATGGTTCCACCGGGGGTTTCGTACACGCCACGGGACTTCATGCCCACGAAACGGTTCTCAACCATATCCACACGACCGATACCGTGCTTGCCGCCCAGCTCGTTGAGTTTTTCAATAAGAGCTGCCGGAGAATACTTGGTACCGTTGATTGCTACAGGATCACCCTTTTCGAAATCAATGGTGATGATTTCAGCTTCATCCGGTGCTTTCTCAATGGGACGGCAGTAACGGTAAGATTCCGGAGACGGAGCATTCCAAGGATCTTCAAGCTCAGCACCTTCAAAGCTGACATGGAGCATATTGGCATCCATGGACCAAGGCTTTTTACGGGTGTTGGGAATCTCGATATCATTCTCTTCTGCAAATTTCATGAGATCGGTACGGGACTTGAGATCCCATTCACGCCAAGGAGCGATGTGCTTGAGCTTGGGGTTCATGCCCATTCCGCCCAGTTCGAAACGAACCTGGTCGTTACCTTTACCGGTTGCACCGTGGGCCAGAGCCTGTGCTCCTTCCATTTCCGCAATCTCAACCATTCTCTTGGCAATCAGCGGACGTGCAATGGAAGTTCCGAGCAGGTAGCGACCTTCATAGATGGCACCGGCACGGAAAGCGGGAAAAATGAAATCACGTGCGAATTCTTCACGCAGGTCTTCTACGAAAGCCTTGGTTGCTCCGGTCCTGAGAGCTTTTTCCTCAATACCGTCAAGCTCCTCACCCTGACCGAGGTCGGCAGTAAGGGTAATAACTTCGCAGTCGTACTCCTGCTTGATCCATTTCAGGATGATGGAGGTATCCAGA contains:
- the argH gene encoding argininosuccinate lyase, with translation MADNKLWGGRFAAKTAQSVEDYTESVSYDQNLYREDISGSQAHAKMLAEQGVLTAEEAETLVKGLDQVLEEIESGKFEWKKEMEDLHMNIESRLTDIVGPVGGKLHTGRSRNDQVATDFRLHVLRSLEAWKTALEKLIASFTAKADANREVLLPGYTHLQPAQPVSLAHHMLAYAWMFKRDHSRVVDCINRANVCPLGAAALAGTTYPLKPATSAKYLGMEDTFRNSLDAVSDRDFVMEAMFTGSLIMTHLSRICEELIIWANPCFGFIKLPDEFSTGSSIMPQKKNPDVCELMRGKTGRVYGDLFSLMTTCKGLPLAYNRDMQEDKEPFFDCDKTVHASVVIMADMMDAMGFNSANMESALKKGFLNATELADYLVGKGIPFREAHHITGSAVAKAEAESRGLEDMSLEELKTFSDKIEEDVFEVLSYEAAVRRRVSPGSTGPESVEAQITELKAWLKK
- a CDS encoding argininosuccinate synthase; translated protein: MSKIEKVVLAYSGGLDTSIILKWIKQEYDCEVITLTADLGQGEELDGIEEKALRTGATKAFVEDLREEFARDFIFPAFRAGAIYEGRYLLGTSIARPLIAKRMVEIAEMEGAQALAHGATGKGNDQVRFELGGMGMNPKLKHIAPWREWDLKSRTDLMKFAEENDIEIPNTRKKPWSMDANMLHVSFEGAELEDPWNAPSPESYRYCRPIEKAPDEAEIITIDFEKGDPVAINGTKYSPAALIEKLNELGGKHGIGRVDMVENRFVGMKSRGVYETPGGTIMHIAHRDLEGLCMDREVMHLRDSLIPKYAEMIYNGFWFAPERIALQAMIDETQKTVTGTVRLKLYKGNAIPEGRKSPYSLYREDLATFEEDEVYNQKDAEGFIKLVGLRLKGKTSSGSEWIKESDVADVD